From the genome of Pseudomonas sp. TMP9, one region includes:
- the trfA gene encoding plasmid replication initiator TrfA — MAALIRLEESFSNRPASRPVEKKDAGQLEIQLTSWPDDVRGIPNITLRSALFGSSRSSGQPYLQRAEIYTQRPTQMRYTGPRLDQGDLDVWITLLHIARRKPMGKSFKTSAYELLKQQGKTDDGNNRKTLYKRLFRLAAATLEISTARHSYTGGLVDSIYRDEITHNLVITLNPELSKLFGPNEFTLVDWSIRRSLNSKPLAQWLHGFLSSHAEPIPMSVDTIMLMAGSLDTSASSREQNLCRALAALQLASNHHEQPFSYEICGGHLHIKRKPSNSQYRHLGRKQSKAKWNGK; from the coding sequence GCTTGAGATCCAGCTGACTAGCTGGCCAGATGATGTGAGGGGCATACCCAATATCACACTGCGCTCAGCACTCTTTGGCTCCAGTCGATCCAGTGGCCAGCCGTACCTGCAGCGAGCAGAAATTTACACTCAACGACCTACGCAGATGCGATATACCGGGCCGCGATTAGATCAAGGCGACCTTGATGTCTGGATCACGCTGTTACATATCGCGCGCAGAAAACCGATGGGGAAATCCTTCAAGACCAGTGCGTACGAGCTTCTAAAACAACAAGGGAAGACCGACGATGGCAACAACAGGAAAACGCTTTACAAGCGCCTTTTCCGCCTCGCAGCCGCCACACTTGAGATAAGCACCGCAAGACACTCTTACACCGGCGGCCTGGTTGATTCCATCTACAGGGACGAAATCACGCACAACCTAGTCATCACCCTTAACCCCGAGCTAAGCAAACTGTTTGGCCCAAACGAATTCACCCTCGTTGACTGGTCTATTCGTCGAAGCCTGAACTCCAAGCCGCTTGCACAGTGGCTGCACGGATTTCTATCTAGCCACGCCGAACCGATCCCTATGTCGGTAGACACAATCATGCTGATGGCAGGCAGCCTTGACACTTCAGCATCCAGTCGGGAGCAAAATCTGTGCAGAGCACTGGCCGCCTTGCAGCTCGCCAGCAACCACCATGAGCAACCGTTCAGCTACGAGATCTGTGGCGGCCACTTACACATCAAGAGAAAACCAAGCAACAGCCAATACCGGCACTTAGGCAGGAAGCAATCCAAAGCCAAGTGGAACGGAAAATAG